In the genome of Dermacentor silvarum isolate Dsil-2018 chromosome 1, BIME_Dsil_1.4, whole genome shotgun sequence, one region contains:
- the LOC119436916 gene encoding keratin, type I cytoskeletal 9-like isoform X2 produces the protein MKLLCLAVFAGVVCLALAGGAHGGVIGGGFGQSAGGSQGSFTQGAVGHNQGSAGFSGGTSSSNVQGYNNKEGYSSSSGFSKTDSKSHGSGFGQQSGGIAGGSAGQTSGFGSQHHGHVGRR, from the coding sequence CTCCTGTGTCTTGCTGTGTTCGCCGGCGTAGTATGCCTTGCCCTCGCCGGCGGAGCGCACGGAGGAGTCATTGGAGGCGGGTTTGGGCAAAGTGCCGGAGGCTCCCAGGGTAGCTTCACGCAAGGAGCCGTAGGCCACAACCAGGGCTCGGCAGGCTTCTCCGGAGGCACCTCGTCTAGTAATGTTCAGGGCTACAACAACAAGGAGGGGTACAGCTCTAGCTCAGGCTTCTCTAAGACCGACTCGAAGAGCCACGGTAGTGGTTTTGGCCAGCAGTCGGGTGGCATCGCAGGCGGCTCCGCAGGTCAAACGTCTGGCTTCGGAAGCCAGCACCATGGCCACGTTGGCCGACGCTAG